A single region of the Populus nigra chromosome 2, ddPopNigr1.1, whole genome shotgun sequence genome encodes:
- the LOC133681471 gene encoding triacylglycerol lipase 2-like, with translation MAETLATQILAILFCLSAAAAASGAKVYSFKSLSSLNANNGICKSVVEPQGYACQEHTVTTKDGYILSLQRMPSGLSGQAADKPPVLLQHGLMMDGVTWLMNLPDESLAFILADNGYDVWIANSRGTRFSRGHASLHPNDSVYWDWTWDELAAYDLPATFQYVHDQTGQNLHYVGHSQGTLIAFAAFSQEKLLNMLRSAVLLSPIAYLNQMPSPLARGAADIFLAEDLYWLGLHEFVPRGQAANKLLEDICSKPGTNCSDFMTVFTGPNCCLNSSRTNEFLDHEPQSTATKNMIHLAQMIRTGTIAMYDYGNENDNMDHYGQPTPPVYNMTSIPNDLPLFLAYGGKDYLSDVKDVQVLLDNLKDHDGDKLVVQYTDEYAHADFVFGVNANQIVYDPLIAFFKIN, from the exons ATGGCCGAGACTTTAGCCACTCAAATTCTAGCGATCCTATTCTGTTTATCGGCAGCTGCGGCCGCTTCAGGAGCAAAGGTTTATTCCTTCAAATCTCTGTCATCCCTGAATGCCAATAATGGTATTTGCAAATCGGTGGTGGAGCCACAAGGCTACGCCTGCCAAGAACATACG GTAACAACAAAAGATGGTTATATTCTTAGCCTTCAGAGAATGCCTTCTGGGCTGTCCGGTCAGGCAGCAGACAAGCCGCCAGTTCTGCTACAACATGGGCTAATGATG GATGGCGTAACGTGGCTGATGAAtcttcctgatgaatctttagcATTCATATTGGCGGATAATGGTTATGATGTGTGGATTGCCAACAGTCGTGGGACTAGATTTAGCCGGGGCCACGCATCACTCCATCCCAATGATTCG GTTTATTGGGATTGGACCTGGGATGAGTTAGCTGCCTATGATCTTCCTGCAACATTTCAGTATGTGCATGACCAGACAGGGCAGAACCTTCACTATGTTGGGCATTCCCAG GGGACTTTGATTGCTTTTGCTGCATTTTCTCAAGAAAAGTTATTGAACATGTTAAGATCGGCTGTTTTGCTCAGTCCAATAGCTTATCTTAACCAGATGCCATCACCGCTTGCAAGAGGTGCTGCCGATATATTTCTAGCTGAG GACTTGTACTGGTTAGGACTCCATGAATTTGTTCCTCGAGG GCAGGCTGCGAACAAGCTTCTGGAAGACATCTGCAGTAAGCCTGGGACCAACTGCTCTGACTTCATGACAGTTTTCACTG GCCCGAATTGCTGCCTGAATTCTTCTAGGACAAATGAATTTCTTGATCATGAACCTCAATCAACAGCAACCAAGAACATGATCCACCTGGCACAGA TGATTAGGACGGGAACGATAGCAATGTATGATTACGGTAATGAAAATGATAACATGGATCATTACGGGCAGCCTACTCCTCCAGTGTATAACATGACCAGCATCCCTAATGACCTTCCTCTTTTTCTTGCCTATGGAGGGAAGGACTATCTCTCTGATGTGAAGGATGTACAAGTTCTACTAGACAACCTCAAAGATCACGATGGCGACAAGCTGGTGGTACAATACACCGATGAATATGCTCATGCAGATTTTGTTTTTGGCGTGAATGCTAATCAGATTGTCTATGATCCTTTAATAGCCTTCTTTAAGATCAACTGA
- the LOC133682801 gene encoding protein disulfide isomerase-like 2-3, whose protein sequence is MRTQSELLLALSILFFQSNLFCYALYGPSSPVLQLNPSNFKSKVLNSNGVVLVEFFAPWCGHCQALTPTWEKAAAVLKGVATVAALDADAHQSLAQEYGIRGFPTIKVFVPGNPPVDYQGARDVKPIAEYALKQIKALLKDRLNGKSTGGSSEKSETSLSVELNSRNFDELVLKSKELWIVEFFAPWCGHCKKLAPEWKKAANNLQGKVKLGHVDCDSEKSLMSRFNVQGFPTILVFGADKDTPIPYEGARTASAIESFALEQLESNVAPPEVTELTSPDVMEEKCGSAAICFVAFLPDILDSKAEGRNKYLEQLLSVAEKFKRSPYSYVWAAAGKQPDLENRVGVGGYGYPALVALNVKKGAYAPLKSAFELEHIIEFVKEAGRGGKGNLPLNGNPEIVKTEPWDGKDGEIIEEDEFSLEELMGEDAGSKDEL, encoded by the exons ATGAGAACGCAGTCAGAATTGCTATTAGCTCTTTCAATCCTCTTCTTTCAATCTAATCTTTTCTGCTATGCGCTATATGGGCCTTCATCTCCTGTACTCCAATTAAATCCTTCCAACTTCAAGTCCAAG GTATTGAACTCAAATGGAGTGGTTCTTGTAGAGTTCTTTGCACCATGGTGTGGGCACTGTCAAGCTCTCACTCCAACTTGGGAGAAGGCAGCTGCTGTTCTGAAAGGTGTTGCAACCGTGGCAGCACTTGATGCTGATGCCCACCAGTCTCTTGCTCAG GAATATGGGATTAGGGGTTTTCCGACCATTAAAGTGTTTGTACCTGGGAACCCTCCGGTAGATTATCAAGGGGCTAGGGATGTGAAACCCATTGCAGAATATGCACTTAAGCAG ATAAAAGCACTTTTAAAGGATCGTTTGAATGGAAAGTCAACTGGAGGATCTAGTGAGAAATCTGAAACTAGTCTATCTGTAGAATTGAATTCCCGCAATTTTGATGAGCTGGTACTCAAAAGTAAAGAACTGTGGATTGTCGAGTTTTTTGCACCTTG GTGTGGTCACTGCAAGAAACTGGCTCCTGAGTGGAAGAAGGCTGCGAATAACTTGCAAGGAAAGGTGAAGCTGGGTCATGTTGACTGTGATTCTGAGAAG TCTCTGATGAGCAGGTTCAATGTACAAGGATTCCCCACCATCTTGGTGTTTGGTGCCGATAAAGATACTCCTATACCATATGAGGGTGCTAGAACTGCCTCAGCCATTGAATCATTTGCTTTGGAGCAGCTGGAATCAAATGTTGCACCACCTGAAGTGACTGAGCTGACCAGCCCA GATGTGATGGAAGAGAAGTGTGGTTCAGCAGCCATCTGTTTCGTTGCTTTCTTGCCCGACATTTTGGACTCCAAGGCAGAAGGAAGGAACAAGTACCTTGAGCAGTTGTTATCTGTTGCTGAGAAGTTTAAAAGGAGCCCTTACAG CTATGTCTGGGCAGCTGCTGGTAAGCAGCCAGATCTTGAAAATCGGGTAGGTGTTGGTGGATATGGTTATCCAGCTCTGGTAGCCTTGAATGTGAAGAAAGGAGCCTATGCCccacttaaaagtgcatttgaACTTGAACATATTAT AGAGTTTGTCAAGGAAGCTGGGCGTGGTGGGAAGGGAAATTTACCTTTGAATGGCAATCCAGAAATAGTGAAGACTGAACCATGGGATGGTaaagatggagagatcatcGAAGAGGATGAGTTTTCCCTTGAAGAATTAATGGGAGAAGATGCTGGAAGCAAGGATGAATTATAA